The following proteins are co-located in the Trichormus variabilis 0441 genome:
- a CDS encoding metal ABC transporter permease produces the protein MLEALIEPLQYGFMQRSLVIAILVGLLCAVVGSYLMVQRLALLGDAISHSVLPGLAIAFMVGANIFVGAFIAGVLSTIAIAWIRTRSPIKEDAAMGIVFSAFFALGITLITVVQKDNKIDLNHFLFGNILGVTVDEVRDTAIIAAIVLTVVILLYKELLFYTFDPLGAQAAGLPVNRLNFGLMLLIALTIVASMKAVGVILVLSLLITPGATAYLLVKRLHQVMILGAGIGVFSSISGMYLSYFYNLPSGPAIVLVVSGLFLLALLFSPKHGILIPNSYQK, from the coding sequence ATGTTAGAAGCTTTAATTGAGCCGTTGCAATATGGCTTTATGCAGCGATCGCTTGTGATTGCTATTTTAGTAGGTTTGTTGTGTGCGGTTGTGGGTAGTTACTTGATGGTGCAAAGATTGGCGCTGTTGGGTGATGCTATCAGTCACTCGGTTTTGCCAGGACTAGCGATCGCTTTTATGGTGGGCGCTAACATATTCGTGGGCGCATTTATTGCTGGGGTTTTGAGTACGATAGCGATCGCTTGGATTAGGACGCGATCGCCCATCAAAGAAGATGCTGCAATGGGTATAGTATTTTCAGCATTCTTCGCCTTGGGTATTACCTTGATTACCGTTGTTCAAAAAGATAATAAAATCGACCTCAATCACTTTCTCTTTGGTAATATCCTTGGCGTGACTGTTGATGAGGTGCGTGATACCGCCATTATCGCCGCTATAGTTTTAACGGTCGTAATTTTATTATATAAGGAACTATTATTTTACACCTTTGATCCTTTAGGCGCTCAAGCCGCAGGCTTACCAGTAAATCGCTTAAACTTTGGTTTAATGCTGCTGATTGCTCTAACAATTGTCGCCAGCATGAAAGCAGTAGGCGTAATCTTAGTACTATCACTGTTAATTACACCAGGAGCAACCGCTTACCTATTGGTGAAACGCCTACACCAAGTCATGATCTTAGGCGCAGGGATAGGGGTTTTTTCGAGTATTAGCGGTATGTACCTGAGTTACTTTTATAATTTACCCTCCGGCCCAGCGATCGTTCTAGTAGTTTCAGGACTATTCCTATTAGCATTACTATTCAGTCCCAAACACGGAATCCTAATACCAAACTCATATCAAAAATAA
- a CDS encoding metal ABC transporter ATP-binding protein codes for MQIANFSLATNSMREPVDTSTATATINISHLGVHYRTQEALRDVNCIVKPGRITGIFGPNGAGKSTLMKAMLGLVPVSSGKVLYQEKPLMQQLGKVAYVPQRSQIDWTYPAVVWDVVMMGRVKKTGWLRSFSAVSRQVAKNALERVGMLDYCDRPIGQLSGGQQQRVFLARALAQQADIFCFDEPLVGIDQKTQTVIFEVFHELAAANKIVLVVNHDLGESISHFDDLVLLNRELIAAGSRQQVLTEDNLHQAYGGKVIYFSDAA; via the coding sequence ATGCAAATTGCGAACTTTTCCTTAGCAACTAATTCCATGCGGGAACCAGTGGATACATCAACAGCAACAGCAACAATTAATATCTCCCATCTAGGGGTACACTACCGTACACAAGAAGCCTTGCGGGATGTTAACTGTATTGTCAAACCGGGACGAATAACAGGAATATTTGGCCCTAACGGTGCTGGTAAAAGCACTCTGATGAAAGCAATGTTAGGCTTGGTTCCCGTTAGCAGTGGTAAGGTATTATACCAAGAAAAACCCCTGATGCAGCAATTGGGGAAAGTTGCTTACGTTCCCCAACGTAGCCAAATTGACTGGACTTATCCCGCCGTAGTTTGGGATGTGGTGATGATGGGACGGGTAAAGAAAACAGGTTGGTTACGTAGTTTCTCGGCTGTGAGTCGCCAAGTTGCCAAGAATGCCTTAGAACGAGTGGGAATGTTGGATTATTGCGATCGCCCCATAGGACAATTATCAGGGGGACAACAACAACGGGTATTTTTAGCGAGGGCTTTAGCACAACAAGCAGACATATTCTGTTTTGATGAACCCTTGGTAGGTATCGACCAAAAAACCCAAACAGTTATTTTTGAGGTTTTCCATGAACTAGCTGCGGCTAACAAAATTGTGTTGGTAGTTAACCACGATTTAGGCGAATCCATCAGCCATTTCGATGATTTAGTATTACTCAACCGTGAATTAATCGCCGCAGGTTCCCGCCAACAAGTACTTACAGAGGATAACCTGCACCAAGCTTACGGCGGTAAAGTCATCTATTTCTCGGATGCAGCTTGA
- a CDS encoding metal ABC transporter substrate-binding protein — translation MNAITHSKARFCWRSVLGVLVGLLIGGCTSVNSSRTPGDAESKPQVVATSTIIADLAEEVGGEEIQLTGILKPGTDPHVYEPVPADSRVLEKADLILYNGYNLEPGLIKLMNAAGSKARKLAVGEVVKPLQLDKGKGEVVPDPHVWGSAENAAAMVNAIRDGLIDLSPKDREKYTQRASQLTDELKQLHSWINQQIQTIPPDKRKLITTHDAFQYYGRAYGLAIAGTLIGISTEEQPSAQTVKRLVDSIKKIGVPAIFAETTINPTLIRTVAEEAGIKLAPNQLYSDSIGAKGSNGDSYIKMMEANTRAIVEALGGKYTPFELKK, via the coding sequence ATGAATGCAATCACTCACTCAAAAGCCAGATTTTGCTGGCGATCTGTATTAGGCGTACTTGTAGGACTTTTGATAGGTGGATGTACCTCAGTCAACTCTAGCCGTACTCCTGGGGATGCAGAGAGTAAACCGCAAGTCGTAGCAACTAGTACCATCATCGCCGATTTAGCTGAAGAAGTTGGGGGAGAAGAAATTCAATTAACTGGAATACTTAAGCCAGGAACAGATCCTCATGTTTACGAACCAGTACCAGCCGACAGCAGAGTTTTAGAAAAAGCTGACTTGATTTTGTATAACGGTTACAACCTAGAACCAGGGTTGATTAAGTTAATGAATGCTGCTGGTAGTAAAGCCAGAAAGTTAGCTGTGGGAGAAGTTGTCAAACCATTGCAGTTAGATAAAGGTAAAGGTGAGGTAGTGCCAGATCCTCACGTTTGGGGGAGTGCAGAAAATGCTGCGGCTATGGTTAATGCTATTCGAGATGGTTTAATTGATTTATCCCCTAAAGATAGAGAAAAATATACTCAGAGGGCATCACAGCTTACAGATGAATTAAAACAGTTGCATAGCTGGATTAATCAGCAGATACAGACAATTCCACCTGATAAGCGCAAACTAATAACAACCCACGATGCTTTCCAATATTATGGACGAGCTTACGGTCTGGCGATCGCCGGTACTTTAATTGGCATTAGCACTGAAGAACAGCCAAGCGCCCAAACAGTTAAAAGATTAGTAGACTCGATTAAAAAGATCGGTGTACCTGCAATTTTTGCCGAAACTACAATTAATCCCACTTTAATTAGAACTGTTGCCGAAGAAGCAGGGATAAAACTAGCACCAAATCAACTCTACTCTGATTCCATTGGTGCTAAAGGAAGTAATGGCGATTCCTATATCAAAATGATGGAGGCAAACACACGCGCTATTGTAGAAGCCTTGGGTGGAAAATATACGCCTTTTGAACTAAAGAAGTAA
- a CDS encoding DNA polymerase III subunit alpha, translating to MSFVPLHIHSDYSLLDGASQLPELIDQAIALGMKAIAVTDHGVMYGAIELLKICRSKNIKPIIGNEMYILNGDLAKQERGRPKYHQVVLAKNTKGYKNLVKLTTISHLQGVQGKGIFSRPCINKDLLKEYHEGLIVTSACLGGEIPQAILSNRPDAARKVAKWYKDVFGDDFYLEIQDHGSQEDRIVNVEIIKIARELDIKFVATNDSHYISCFDVEAHDALLCIQTGKLISEDKRMRYSGTEYLKSGEEMKLLFRDHLTDDVIAEAIATTEEVADKIEPYHIMGEPRIPNYPIPSGHTPDTYVEEVAWQGLLDKLNRKSRNEVEPVYRERLEYELKMLQQMGFSSYFLVVWDYIKFARDNNIPVGPGRGSAAGSLVAYTMGITNIDPVHHGLLFERFLNPERKSMPDIDTDFCIEQRDKVIEYVTDKYGKERVAQIITFNRLTSKAVLKDVARVLNIPYGEADKMAKLIPVVRGKPTKLKVMVSDTTPEPEFKEKYDNDPRVRHWLDMAMRIEGTNKTFGVHAAGVVISADPLDEIVPLQKNNDGSVITQYFMEDLESMGLLKMDFLGLKNLTMIQKTIDLIEEKHGFRIDPYEITSQERKAQKILAKGEYKTLPKDVQKTYELLESGELEGIFQLESSGMKQIVRDLKPSNIEDISSILALYRPGPLDAGLIPKFINRKHGRENIDYESQVLEPILNETYGIMVYQEQIMKIAQDMAGYTLGQADLLRRAMGKKKVSEMQKQQEKFIDGSTKNGVKKQVAEKLFEDMLKFAEYCLSYDTEVLTVEYGFVPIGEIVDKGIECSVFSIDSNGIVYTQPIAQWHHRGKQEVFEYCLEDGSIIKATKDHKFMTQDGKMLPIDEIFEQELDLLQVKGLPE from the coding sequence ATGTCCTTTGTACCTTTACATATTCATAGTGATTACAGCCTGCTGGATGGGGCTAGTCAGCTACCTGAGTTGATTGATCAAGCGATCGCCTTGGGTATGAAAGCGATCGCTGTTACCGATCACGGTGTCATGTATGGTGCGATCGAACTACTGAAAATTTGCCGCAGTAAGAATATTAAGCCCATCATTGGCAACGAAATGTATATCCTGAACGGCGACCTGGCAAAACAAGAACGTGGTCGCCCTAAATATCATCAAGTTGTTTTAGCTAAAAATACTAAAGGTTACAAAAATTTAGTCAAATTAACTACAATCTCTCACCTCCAAGGTGTACAAGGTAAAGGTATTTTTTCTCGCCCTTGTATTAATAAAGATTTGCTCAAGGAGTATCATGAGGGCTTAATTGTCACCAGTGCTTGCTTAGGTGGAGAAATTCCCCAAGCAATTCTTAGCAACAGACCAGATGCAGCGCGGAAAGTTGCCAAGTGGTATAAAGATGTTTTTGGTGATGATTTTTATTTAGAAATTCAAGACCACGGATCACAAGAAGACCGTATTGTCAACGTAGAAATTATTAAAATTGCCCGTGAGTTAGATATTAAATTTGTTGCTACCAATGATTCCCATTACATTTCTTGCTTTGATGTAGAAGCACACGACGCATTGCTATGTATTCAAACTGGCAAGCTAATTAGTGAAGATAAGCGAATGCGGTATAGCGGTACAGAATATCTCAAATCTGGCGAAGAGATGAAGTTGCTATTCCGCGACCATTTAACCGATGATGTAATTGCAGAAGCGATCGCCACCACAGAAGAAGTCGCTGATAAAATCGAGCCTTACCATATTATGGGTGAGCCTCGTATTCCCAACTACCCAATTCCTTCAGGTCATACTCCTGATACTTATGTCGAAGAAGTTGCATGGCAAGGACTATTAGACAAACTCAATCGTAAATCCCGCAACGAAGTCGAGCCAGTCTACAGAGAACGGCTAGAATATGAACTCAAAATGTTGCAACAAATGGGATTCTCCAGCTACTTTTTAGTAGTGTGGGACTATATCAAATTTGCCAGAGATAATAATATCCCTGTGGGGCCTGGTCGGGGTTCGGCGGCTGGTTCCTTAGTTGCGTACACAATGGGAATTACCAACATTGATCCGGTACATCATGGGTTACTCTTCGAGCGATTTTTGAACCCAGAACGTAAATCAATGCCTGATATCGATACAGATTTCTGTATTGAACAACGGGATAAAGTAATTGAATATGTAACAGATAAATATGGGAAAGAAAGAGTCGCCCAAATCATTACTTTTAACCGTCTAACTTCCAAAGCAGTTTTAAAAGATGTCGCCAGAGTGTTAAACATTCCCTATGGGGAAGCCGACAAAATGGCGAAATTAATTCCTGTAGTCCGGGGTAAACCAACTAAACTGAAGGTGATGGTTTCTGACACCACTCCAGAACCAGAGTTTAAAGAAAAATATGATAATGACCCCAGAGTCCGCCATTGGTTAGATATGGCGATGCGAATCGAAGGAACTAACAAAACCTTTGGTGTTCACGCCGCCGGTGTAGTCATTTCTGCTGATCCATTAGATGAAATTGTCCCACTGCAAAAAAATAATGATGGGTCTGTAATTACTCAATATTTCATGGAAGACCTGGAATCAATGGGTTTGTTAAAAATGGACTTCTTGGGATTAAAAAACCTGACGATGATTCAAAAAACAATTGATTTAATTGAAGAAAAACACGGCTTTAGAATCGACCCTTACGAAATCACCAGTCAAGAACGTAAGGCACAAAAGATATTAGCTAAAGGTGAATATAAAACTTTACCAAAAGATGTCCAAAAGACTTATGAATTGTTGGAATCAGGTGAATTAGAAGGTATATTTCAATTAGAATCTTCAGGGATGAAACAGATAGTACGAGATTTGAAGCCTTCTAATATTGAAGATATTTCTTCTATCCTGGCACTTTACCGACCAGGCCCTTTAGATGCTGGATTAATTCCTAAGTTTATTAACCGTAAACACGGGCGGGAAAATATCGATTATGAAAGCCAAGTTTTAGAACCAATCTTAAATGAAACCTATGGAATCATGGTCTATCAGGAGCAAATCATGAAAATTGCTCAAGATATGGCTGGTTATACCTTAGGACAAGCCGACTTGCTACGTCGTGCGATGGGTAAAAAGAAAGTTTCGGAGATGCAGAAGCAGCAAGAAAAATTTATCGATGGTTCAACAAAAAATGGTGTCAAGAAGCAAGTAGCTGAAAAGCTATTTGAGGATATGTTGAAATTCGCCGAATATTGCTTAAGTTACGATACAGAAGTTTTAACAGTTGAATATGGATTTGTACCTATTGGTGAGATTGTAGACAAAGGTATTGAGTGTAGTGTATTTAGCATTGATAGTAATGGTATTGTTTACACCCAACCTATTGCTCAATGGCATCATCGAGGTAAACAAGAAGTATTTGAATATTGTTTAGAAGATGGGTCAATAATTAAGGCAACAAAAGACCACAAATTCATGACTCAAGATGGCAAGATGTTGCCAATTGATGAAATATTTGAACAAGAGTTAGACTTGCTGCAAGTCAAGGGTTTACCGGAGTAA
- a CDS encoding IS5-like element ISAva5 family transposase, protein MTLHPRDMSQIPETTAQVARNSFPKGNIYMKMRDEIGVLYKDEDFVKLYRADCGQSGISAGQLALVTVMQFIEGLTDRQAADAVRGHIDWKYALSLELNDPGFDYSVLSEFRQRLIKAGRERELLNQMLARFQELGWLKNRGRVRTDSTHVLAAVRQLNRLELVGETLRHTLNDLAYFAPDWLKSRVDVDWFERYSLRFEQYRLPKSKAEREKLRRKIGEDGHHLLSALYADSTCNWLWQIPSVETLRIVWVQQYYIQLQQVYWREQDNLPPNRLQIESPYDVDARNSSKREINWTGYNLHLTEICHPILPNLIINVETSVATSADVEMTPVIHSRLNQNNLLPQEHVVDTGYVNAQNLVDSQSHFHVDLVGKVPPGTSWQATAQSGFEQNCFTIHWDLMRVDCPMGKQSKSWRTTVDSHDNPVVKIQFDKSDCSLCSSRSKCTRSKKLPRLLTLKPQELHLALHDARIRQKTESFQQIYHQRAGVEGLISQATGRYQLRRCRYIGLAKTLLQHVITAAAINFSRMWDWWQHVPRSQTRVSHFARIAPTAS, encoded by the coding sequence ATGACCCTGCACCCGCGTGATATGTCGCAGATTCCTGAAACAACAGCGCAAGTAGCCCGGAATTCATTTCCCAAAGGGAACATATATATGAAGATGCGGGATGAAATAGGAGTGTTATATAAGGATGAGGATTTTGTCAAACTTTACCGCGCAGATTGTGGTCAAAGTGGAATATCAGCAGGACAACTGGCATTAGTGACAGTAATGCAATTTATCGAAGGTTTAACGGATAGACAAGCGGCGGATGCAGTGAGGGGTCATATTGATTGGAAATACGCACTATCGTTGGAATTAAATGACCCAGGGTTTGATTATTCAGTACTTTCAGAATTTCGTCAGCGATTAATCAAAGCAGGACGAGAGCGAGAGTTACTCAACCAAATGCTAGCTCGTTTCCAAGAACTAGGTTGGCTCAAAAATCGCGGCCGTGTCAGAACTGATTCAACTCACGTATTAGCCGCAGTACGACAGTTAAATCGTTTGGAATTAGTGGGAGAAACTTTACGTCATACCTTAAATGACTTGGCTTATTTTGCCCCTGATTGGCTCAAATCGAGAGTTGACGTTGATTGGTTTGAACGTTACTCCCTGAGATTTGAGCAATACCGCTTGCCCAAATCAAAAGCCGAACGTGAGAAATTGAGGCGAAAAATTGGTGAGGATGGTCATCATTTGCTATCCGCTTTGTATGCAGACTCAACTTGTAATTGGCTGTGGCAGATTCCATCAGTGGAAACATTACGTATAGTTTGGGTGCAACAATACTATATTCAATTGCAACAAGTCTATTGGCGAGAACAAGATAACTTACCACCAAATAGACTACAGATTGAATCTCCTTACGATGTTGATGCACGCAATTCCAGCAAGCGAGAAATCAACTGGACTGGTTATAATCTGCATCTGACAGAAATTTGTCACCCCATACTGCCAAACTTAATTATCAATGTGGAAACGTCCGTGGCCACAAGTGCGGATGTTGAGATGACACCAGTAATTCATTCTCGTTTAAACCAGAACAATCTTTTGCCACAAGAACATGTTGTCGATACTGGCTATGTCAATGCTCAAAACTTAGTCGATAGTCAATCCCATTTTCATGTTGATTTAGTAGGAAAAGTTCCCCCCGGAACTAGTTGGCAAGCAACAGCACAATCCGGCTTTGAGCAAAATTGCTTCACTATTCATTGGGATTTGATGCGTGTTGATTGCCCAATGGGTAAACAAAGTAAGTCCTGGCGTACAACTGTCGATAGCCATGACAATCCAGTAGTCAAAATACAATTTGACAAATCCGATTGTTCGCTTTGTTCAAGTCGCTCAAAATGCACTCGCTCCAAAAAACTACCGCGTCTTCTGACCCTCAAACCACAGGAACTACATCTTGCATTACATGATGCTCGCATTCGCCAAAAAACTGAATCTTTTCAACAAATTTATCACCAACGTGCTGGCGTTGAAGGCTTGATTTCCCAAGCTACTGGTCGCTACCAATTACGCCGTTGTCGCTACATTGGTCTTGCCAAAACTCTCTTGCAGCATGTCATTACTGCTGCTGCTATCAACTTCAGTCGGATGTGGGATTGGTGGCAACATGTCCCACGCAGTCAGACTCGCGTTTCTCACTTTGCTCGAATTGCTCCCACTGCCTCATAG
- a CDS encoding IS630-like element ISAva6 family transposase — protein MVRPRIKLTEHLSTEEIEQSYRRCEDAQEKTRWLVIKLLNQQPQLSAQKVAEIVGFSGDWVRKIVRRYNKLGANGIINQQKLKPGGKKLALTNEQQQWLRQRLASPPEDGGLWSAPKVGELIRVQFGITLHVTTAWDYLKRLGFSLQQPRPLHTEAATFVQRQMFKTELTEFVRLLRFLHPHKSVEVWAEDEARLGLKPIVRRVWTPVGHRPNAVHRTRYQWLYTYGFVHPATGESFFLILPRVNIAVMQMALDAFAAEVNPHHHKIIVLLVDQAGWHTSKQLMLPAGIILFPLPAYTPQLQPTECVWSLLREAVANQMFSTLDELETVLISRCQWLMSHPQIVHGKVGFDWICQI, from the coding sequence ATGGTACGTCCCAGGATAAAACTAACAGAGCATCTATCAACAGAAGAAATAGAACAAAGTTATCGCCGATGTGAAGATGCACAAGAGAAAACCCGATGGTTAGTGATTAAATTGCTCAATCAACAACCACAGTTGTCAGCGCAAAAGGTAGCAGAGATTGTGGGATTCTCAGGGGACTGGGTGAGAAAAATCGTGCGGCGATACAACAAGCTAGGAGCAAACGGAATCATCAATCAACAGAAACTGAAACCAGGAGGAAAAAAACTTGCACTCACAAACGAGCAACAACAGTGGTTGCGCCAAAGGTTAGCTTCACCACCAGAAGATGGGGGGTTATGGAGTGCGCCAAAAGTAGGGGAATTGATCCGAGTACAGTTTGGAATTACACTCCATGTCACTACAGCTTGGGATTACCTCAAAAGGCTAGGATTTAGTCTGCAACAACCACGACCTCTGCATACTGAGGCGGCAACTTTTGTTCAAAGACAGATGTTTAAAACTGAGTTAACGGAGTTTGTGCGATTGTTACGTTTCCTCCATCCGCACAAATCAGTTGAAGTTTGGGCAGAAGATGAAGCTCGATTAGGCCTCAAACCCATCGTCCGTCGAGTTTGGACACCAGTAGGTCATCGTCCCAATGCTGTGCATCGCACTCGTTACCAATGGCTTTATACTTATGGATTTGTCCATCCAGCTACTGGCGAGAGTTTTTTCTTGATTTTACCCAGAGTCAACATTGCTGTCATGCAAATGGCTTTAGATGCTTTTGCCGCTGAAGTCAATCCTCATCATCACAAAATCATTGTTTTGCTTGTTGATCAAGCTGGTTGGCATACCAGTAAACAATTAATGTTGCCAGCTGGTATCATTCTGTTTCCTCTGCCTGCTTATACACCTCAACTCCAACCGACTGAGTGTGTTTGGTCGCTTCTACGTGAAGCTGTTGCTAATCAGATGTTTTCTACTCTCGATGAACTAGAAACTGTGTTAATTTCTCGTTGTCAATGGTTAATGTCTCACCCTCAAATTGTTCATGGCAAGGTTGGGTTTGATTGGATTTGCCAAATTTGA
- a CDS encoding DUF4870 domain-containing protein: MRLQHNKQMRVWAMLCHFSALLAWLLLFFVVFLGIPLFLPLNVLIPFLVWKSRKVKYPWVDFQGKESLNFQISLTFYIVFVIAVSLLLVLASCSVAVTTNGEINQVSTVLDSLLLIWMYFTIALLLMQLFLVTFAATKAYNGEHYRYPFTVRVLR; this comes from the coding sequence ATGAGATTACAACACAACAAACAAATGCGGGTCTGGGCGATGTTGTGTCATTTCTCAGCGTTATTAGCGTGGTTACTTTTATTTTTTGTAGTATTTCTAGGCATTCCTTTATTTTTACCGTTAAATGTTTTAATCCCTTTCTTAGTCTGGAAATCCAGAAAGGTCAAATATCCCTGGGTTGATTTTCAAGGTAAAGAATCATTAAATTTTCAGATTTCTTTGACGTTCTACATCGTCTTCGTCATAGCCGTATCATTACTATTAGTTTTAGCTAGTTGTAGCGTTGCAGTCACTACTAATGGTGAAATAAATCAAGTTAGTACAGTTTTAGACAGCTTATTATTGATTTGGATGTACTTCACCATAGCCTTACTATTAATGCAACTATTCTTAGTAACTTTTGCCGCCACCAAAGCTTACAACGGTGAACATTATCGCTATCCTTTTACAGTGCGAGTTTTAAGGTAA
- a CDS encoding DUF1822 family protein, with protein sequence MTANPTVFTFADSTDLILEIPDSTTANLDSQLFSHPYSRYQAYLNELCLSAVLPWLQEDFSTQAKVWPSATTLASLWELVNGTAVTIDGKRFILVPSENIDHSELRVQQEWVDLPTWAGDYYLAVQVDGEYVKVWGYCTHTQLKHQGKYDPGDRTYSLDITDIVNDISVLAVARDLCPDEITRTAIAPLPTIPQEQAQNLITRLSNPEIINPRLAIPFQLWGALIEHGGWRQSLYERRLGLPEQRSVLQWLQSGVSQVAQTMGWGRLNLQLSAAGARSVEERQTGVTLSRRLTIAGQLYELLITPQGEPDAPYWRFELRNAAVGAVIPGGFKLRLLTEDLQSFPNNEDIATNAVEQLYVEVALEAGEGIVWEIEPLPENYDREILKF encoded by the coding sequence ATGACTGCTAACCCCACTGTATTCACCTTTGCTGACTCGACAGACCTGATTCTAGAAATCCCTGACTCCACAACAGCAAATCTTGACAGCCAGTTATTTTCTCATCCTTATTCACGTTATCAAGCTTATCTCAACGAACTTTGCCTGAGTGCGGTCTTGCCGTGGTTACAGGAAGACTTTTCCACACAGGCAAAGGTGTGGCCATCCGCCACAACTCTAGCCAGTCTTTGGGAACTAGTGAACGGAACAGCAGTCACAATTGACGGCAAGAGATTTATTTTGGTTCCCAGTGAAAATATTGATCACAGCGAATTACGTGTACAGCAGGAATGGGTAGATTTACCAACTTGGGCTGGGGATTATTATTTAGCAGTGCAAGTAGATGGGGAATATGTAAAAGTTTGGGGCTATTGTACCCACACGCAACTGAAGCATCAAGGTAAATATGATCCAGGCGATCGCACCTATTCTTTAGACATAACTGATATTGTTAACGATATAAGTGTGTTAGCTGTAGCGCGGGATTTATGCCCTGATGAAATTACCCGTACGGCGATCGCCCCATTACCAACCATACCCCAAGAACAAGCCCAAAATCTCATCACCCGTTTAAGCAATCCCGAAATTATTAACCCCCGGCTAGCCATCCCTTTTCAACTATGGGGCGCATTAATTGAACACGGCGGCTGGCGACAAAGCTTATATGAACGTCGTTTGGGACTACCAGAACAAAGATCAGTGCTGCAATGGTTACAAAGTGGTGTGTCTCAAGTAGCACAGACTATGGGTTGGGGACGCTTGAATTTACAATTAAGTGCGGCTGGGGCTAGGAGTGTAGAAGAGAGACAAACAGGTGTCACCCTATCACGTCGATTAACCATTGCTGGTCAACTATACGAACTGTTGATTACACCACAAGGTGAACCAGACGCACCTTATTGGCGTTTTGAATTACGGAATGCAGCCGTAGGCGCAGTCATTCCCGGTGGCTTTAAACTCCGACTCCTCACAGAAGACCTACAGTCATTTCCCAACAATGAAGACATCGCCACAAATGCAGTAGAACAACTCTACGTTGAAGTTGCCCTAGAGGCTGGAGAAGGCATAGTATGGGAAATTGAGCCACTACCGGAAAATTATGACCGAGAAATTCTCAAATTTTAA
- a CDS encoding sigma-70 family RNA polymerase sigma factor: MQPRQSVTEIFSTFVQFDADRFSGWATESRLRRSILSCLKHTPKETSESFWALYWYKFWQVPETQPLAKQHLTAYLQEPCYWISQKTAANFISTQYRLSDCFQVAIAQVDRVLKGFDPSQSSTLKNYASLIFGSAIRETLRQRQEVDICTDWGLLRKISQKRLHESLQNSGLSSTEIPAYILAWNCFKTLYLPTKAANSRQLSRPDDATWDAIAKAYNSQSNQPTNPQDIEKCLLNAAKAARKYLYPTPDSLNVSKGADDSFELLDNLPGTEQPSLIQEIIAQEEEQARTSQQTEIYQVLVEAIAKLDTQLQQILQLYYEQKLNQDGIAQELDIKQYTVSRRLTKAKETLLRSVAGWSQDKLHISLTSDILKAMSTLIEDWLQNYYNVSKA; the protein is encoded by the coding sequence ATGCAACCTCGGCAAAGCGTTACTGAAATTTTTTCGACTTTTGTGCAGTTCGATGCCGATCGCTTCAGTGGTTGGGCGACGGAATCACGACTGCGTCGTAGTATCCTCAGTTGTCTGAAGCACACGCCAAAGGAAACTTCGGAATCTTTTTGGGCTTTGTATTGGTATAAGTTTTGGCAAGTTCCGGAAACTCAACCTCTGGCGAAGCAACATCTAACTGCTTATCTGCAAGAACCTTGTTATTGGATATCCCAAAAAACAGCCGCTAATTTTATTAGTACGCAATACAGGTTATCGGACTGTTTCCAAGTAGCGATCGCCCAAGTTGATCGAGTCCTCAAAGGTTTCGATCCCAGTCAAAGCAGTACCCTGAAAAACTACGCCAGTCTGATTTTTGGTAGTGCGATCCGCGAAACTTTACGCCAACGTCAAGAAGTCGATATCTGTACTGATTGGGGTCTGTTACGCAAAATCAGCCAAAAGCGCTTGCATGAGTCTTTACAAAACAGTGGTTTATCTTCAACGGAGATTCCTGCCTATATCCTCGCTTGGAATTGCTTTAAAACTTTGTATCTCCCTACCAAGGCGGCTAACTCTCGCCAACTGTCCCGACCAGATGATGCTACTTGGGATGCGATCGCCAAAGCTTACAATTCCCAAAGCAACCAACCAACTAACCCCCAAGATATCGAAAAGTGCTTGTTAAATGCAGCAAAAGCAGCCCGTAAATATCTTTATCCCACCCCAGATTCTCTCAATGTCTCCAAAGGTGCGGATGATTCATTTGAGTTGCTAGATAATCTCCCAGGGACAGAACAGCCATCCCTAATTCAGGAAATTATTGCCCAAGAAGAAGAACAAGCCAGAACTTCTCAACAAACGGAAATTTATCAAGTCTTAGTTGAAGCGATCGCTAAACTTGACACGCAACTACAACAAATACTGCAATTGTACTACGAGCAAAAACTCAATCAAGATGGCATTGCTCAAGAATTAGACATCAAACAGTACACTGTTTCCCGGCGATTAACCAAAGCCAAGGAAACCCTACTACGGTCTGTAGCTGGCTGGAGTCAAGACAAACTGCATATTTCCCTGACTTCAGACATACTCAAAGCTATGAGTACATTAATAGAAGACTGGTTACAGAATTACTACAATGTCTCCAAAGCATGA